The following are encoded in a window of Desulfobulbaceae bacterium genomic DNA:
- a CDS encoding TlpA family protein disulfide reductase, whose translation MVYKKNLRVFLLVFLMVLASNMVAQAATKVPDFILRSVPDKKEINIKDHRGKVVLITFWATWCGPCVKEIPSLNSLQEVYGPQGFSVLGISMDQGGVRIVENMMKKTSINYPIVMDNQKVSKSFGGIFGIPTSFLIDRSGNIVKRYTGWVSHDVLETDIKKVVF comes from the coding sequence TTGGTTTATAAAAAAAATCTTAGAGTATTTCTGTTGGTTTTCCTTATGGTACTGGCCAGTAATATGGTGGCCCAGGCTGCTACTAAGGTTCCGGATTTTATTTTACGATCGGTGCCAGACAAGAAGGAGATCAATATTAAGGATCACCGTGGCAAGGTGGTTCTCATCACCTTTTGGGCTACCTGGTGCGGGCCATGTGTGAAAGAGATACCGTCCCTGAACAGTTTGCAGGAAGTTTATGGGCCGCAGGGGTTTTCCGTGCTCGGAATTTCAATGGATCAGGGAGGCGTACGGATTGTTGAAAATATGATGAAAAAAACCAGTATTAACTACCCCATAGTTATGGACAACCAAAAGGTAAGTAAGTCCTTTGGGGGAATATTTGGTATTCCAACATCCTTTTTGATTGATCGATCTGGTAATATCGTCAAGCGCTATACCGGCTGGGTAAGCCATGATGTGCTCGAAACGGATATTAAAAAAGTGGTTTTTTAG
- the uppP gene encoding undecaprenyl-diphosphatase UppP, producing MGYFSSVLLGFLQGATEFLPISSSGHLVLAEAFFKIEEAGLTFDVSLHLGTLLAVLFYFRSDLLAIGSSLFRPAETKEVKQERKSAYLIVVATIPAVVAGLFLEDYAATVFRSPALVACTLVIGGILLLWAEKYGQHTKNYEGLGFKDALIIGLAQALAIVPGVSRSGITMTAGLFRSFDRPSVARFSFLLSVPIIAGAGFLNCLKIIGQGGLEPGQLTFFLIGFSSAAVSGYFFIAFLMRYIQTKSFAVFAYYRFALAGLVLWSIM from the coding sequence ATGGGTTACTTTTCCTCCGTTTTGTTAGGCTTTCTGCAAGGCGCAACTGAGTTTTTGCCTATTTCAAGTTCTGGCCATCTTGTCCTCGCTGAGGCTTTTTTTAAGATTGAAGAGGCGGGTTTGACTTTCGATGTCTCCCTTCATCTGGGGACACTGTTGGCAGTGTTGTTTTATTTTCGTAGCGACCTGCTGGCGATAGGTAGTTCCCTGTTCAGACCGGCCGAGACTAAAGAAGTAAAACAGGAAAGGAAATCAGCCTACCTGATTGTTGTGGCAACTATTCCGGCAGTTGTGGCCGGGCTTTTTCTTGAGGATTATGCGGCAACTGTTTTCAGGAGTCCGGCCCTTGTTGCCTGTACTCTCGTCATTGGCGGAATTTTACTGCTCTGGGCCGAAAAATATGGGCAACATACAAAAAACTATGAAGGACTTGGTTTTAAAGATGCCCTGATTATCGGTCTGGCCCAGGCTTTGGCCATTGTGCCAGGCGTATCCCGAAGCGGTATCACCATGACAGCGGGGCTTTTTAGAAGTTTTGATCGTCCGTCGGTCGCGAGGTTCTCGTTCCTGTTATCCGTCCCCATTATTGCCGGGGCAGGGTTTCTCAACTGCCTGAAAATAATTGGCCAGGGTGGCCTGGAGCCGGGCCAATTGACATTCTTTCTTATTGGCTTTTCCTCGGCTGCAGTTTCTGGCTATTTTTTTATAGCCTTTTTGATGAGGTACATCCAGACTAAATCTTTTGCGGTTTTTGCCTATTATAGGTTTGCCCTGGCAGGTTTGGTTCTGTGGTCGATAATGTAA